One region of Camelus bactrianus isolate YW-2024 breed Bactrian camel chromosome 22, ASM4877302v1, whole genome shotgun sequence genomic DNA includes:
- the GZMM gene encoding granzyme M: MEAPLSQLLLLVLGALWAGGNTFETHIIGGREAAPNSHPYMVSLQKAGTHRCGGVLVHQKWVLTAAHCLTNRIEQLRLVLGLHVLGDPSLTYRIRKVVKHPEYKEAPSLQNDLALLKLDGKVKPSRTIRPLALPQRRQAVAAGARCSVAGWGLTHQGGQLAKALQELDVHVLDARMCNNSRFWNGDITPDMICLAANAKNQAPCKGDSGGPVVCRRGQVAGIVSFSSNVCTDIFKPSVATAVAPYTPWIKKTIRR, translated from the exons ATGGAGGCCCCCCTgtcccagctgctgctgctggtcctgggAGCTCTGTGGGCAG GAGGCAACACATTCGAGACCCACATCATTGGGGGTCGAGAGGctgcccccaactcccacccaTACATGGTCTCCCTGCAGAAAGCCGGCACCCACAGGTGTGGGGGGGTCCTTGTGCACCAGAAGTGGGTGTTGACCGCTGCCCACTGCCTGACCAACCG GATAGAACAGCTGAGGCTGGTGCTGGGGCTCCACGTGCTGGGAGACCCCAGCCTTACCTACCGCATCAGGAAGGTTGTCAAGCACCCTGAGTACAAGGAGGCCCCCAGTCTGCAGAATGACCTCGCGCTGCTTAAG CTGGATGGGAAGGTGAAGCCCAGCAGGACCATCCGGCCCCTGGCCTTGCCCCAAAGGCGCCAGGCAGTGGCAGCTGGAGCACGGTGCAGTGTGGCTGGCTGGGGCCTGACCCACCAGGGTGGGCAGCTGGCCAAAGCGCTGCAGGAATTGGATGTGCACGTGCTGGATGCCAGGATGTGCAACAACAGTCGTTTCTGGAACGGGGACATCACCCCCGACATGATCTGCCTGGCAGCCAATGCTAAGAACCAGGCCCCCTGCAAG GGGGACTCAGGTGGGCCCGTGGTATGCCGCAGAGGCCAGGTGGCTGGAATCGTGTCGTTCAGCTCCAACGTCTGCACCGACATCTTCAAGCCCTCCGTGGCCACCGCCGTGGCCCCCTATACTCCCTGGATCAAGAAGACCATCCGCCGCTAG